Proteins co-encoded in one Desulfobacterales bacterium genomic window:
- a CDS encoding electron transfer flavoprotein subunit alpha/FixB family protein translates to MISGQRSIWVFGDYRNYFQNRVTLQLLARANELAERIGADVCAVVFGSNTAEYVGEYIAHGAHQVYVIEDSRLDRYHVETFVHLLERLARIHQPEMLLVGATDFGREFAPRLAKRLGTGLTADCIGLDIDEEGRLVQSAPSFGGNLVARIVTPEQRPQMATVRPGVFSERPHDYDCTGRVFNERYPEDLPQPRIRVKGYERITESEKSLEESAVVVCGGRGMGSKKKFKKLYELAKMMNGEVGATRPVVYADWAGHDALVGQAGRQIKPKLLLSFGISGAIQHTAAITHADFIVAVNKNPEATMMKMADVAMVADAGQLCTALMKELKKRLRS, encoded by the coding sequence ATGATATCGGGCCAGCGAAGCATATGGGTATTCGGCGATTACCGGAACTACTTTCAGAACCGGGTCACACTGCAACTGCTGGCAAGGGCCAACGAACTGGCTGAAAGGATCGGCGCCGATGTGTGCGCCGTGGTGTTCGGTTCAAATACGGCGGAATACGTGGGCGAATACATCGCGCATGGTGCGCATCAGGTCTATGTGATCGAAGATTCGCGGTTGGACCGGTATCATGTTGAAACCTTTGTGCATCTGCTTGAGCGTCTGGCCCGCATTCATCAACCCGAGATGCTTCTGGTGGGGGCGACCGATTTCGGACGGGAATTTGCCCCCCGGTTGGCAAAACGACTGGGAACCGGACTGACGGCCGACTGCATCGGATTGGATATCGATGAAGAGGGACGGTTGGTCCAGTCCGCGCCCTCTTTTGGCGGAAACCTGGTGGCCCGTATCGTTACCCCGGAACAAAGGCCTCAAATGGCGACCGTGCGGCCGGGTGTTTTCAGTGAACGGCCCCATGATTATGATTGCACCGGAAGGGTATTCAACGAGCGCTATCCGGAGGATTTGCCCCAACCGAGAATCCGGGTAAAAGGGTACGAACGGATCACTGAATCGGAAAAGAGCCTGGAAGAGAGCGCTGTGGTGGTTTGCGGCGGCCGGGGAATGGGATCTAAGAAAAAATTTAAGAAACTCTATGAGTTGGCAAAAATGATGAACGGAGAAGTCGGCGCTACCCGCCCTGTGGTGTATGCGGACTGGGCGGGCCATGACGCCCTGGTCGGCCAGGCCGGCCGCCAGATCAAGCCAAAACTCCTGCTCTCGTTCGGGATCAGCGGCGCCATTCAGCATACGGCAGCCATCACCCATGCCGACTTTATCGTCGCCGTCAATAAAAACCCCGAGGCGACCATGATGAAAATGGCCGATGTGGCCATGGTGGCGGATGCCGGTCAACTCTGCACCGCATTGATGAAAGAACTGAAAAAACGGCTTCGCTCCTGA
- a CDS encoding electron transfer flavoprotein subunit beta/FixA family protein, protein MKLVVCIKQVPMVSELPWDSKTRTLKRHLAEGMMNPACRHALEAALQLKRNDTEITVLTMGPPMAEEILREAIALGADRGLLMTDPRLAGADTFATSRALALAIRKYCQDFDLVLCGCQTSDSETAQVGPQLAEELDVPGVAYIEALSIDRSLLTVRRVCDNFLEELEMDLPALVTVSTRQFYPRYVHMAGIEDAFNRADIFKITADDLGLSPEQTGINSSPTRILTVFSPTAEKKNILLKGTPKKIVDQFLDAFDDKITSAIGKDLITRDHLSALKDAESGAGNSEG, encoded by the coding sequence GTGAAACTGGTCGTTTGCATCAAACAGGTTCCCATGGTTTCCGAGCTGCCCTGGGATTCAAAAACCCGAACACTCAAGCGGCATCTGGCTGAAGGAATGATGAATCCGGCCTGCCGTCACGCGCTGGAAGCGGCCCTGCAACTCAAACGAAACGATACCGAGATCACGGTGTTGACGATGGGGCCGCCCATGGCGGAAGAGATTCTGCGCGAAGCCATTGCCCTGGGCGCAGACCGGGGGCTTCTGATGACCGATCCGCGCCTGGCCGGCGCCGATACCTTTGCCACCTCCCGCGCGCTGGCCCTGGCGATTCGAAAATACTGCCAGGATTTCGACCTGGTCCTTTGCGGCTGCCAGACCAGTGACAGCGAAACCGCCCAGGTCGGTCCTCAATTGGCGGAAGAACTTGATGTTCCCGGTGTGGCGTATATTGAAGCGCTATCGATTGACCGGAGCCTGTTAACGGTCAGGCGGGTCTGCGACAATTTCCTGGAGGAACTCGAGATGGATCTGCCGGCCCTGGTGACGGTTTCCACCCGGCAGTTTTACCCCCGATATGTGCATATGGCGGGAATTGAGGATGCCTTCAACCGGGCGGATATTTTTAAAATAACAGCCGATGATCTTGGGCTTTCCCCTGAGCAAACCGGCATCAACAGTTCCCCGACTCGAATTCTGACCGTTTTTTCGCCCACCGCGGAAAAAAAGAATATTCTGCTGAAAGGCACCCCGAAAAAAATCGTCGATCAATTTCTGGATGCCTTCGATGACAAGATCACCAGCGCTATCGGCAAGGATTTGATCACCCGCGACCATCTTTCGGCCCTAAAAGACGCTGAGAGCGGCGCGGGCAATTCGGAAGGATAA
- a CDS encoding acyl-CoA dehydrogenase family protein — MKHKLVRKTVRSFAETELGPIAAEIDRDAIFPRDVVEKMRPLNFFGLQIPREYGGAQLDSISYAIVVEEISRVCAAMGLCITVHNSVGAYPIVKFGTAAQKRRFLPAMASGERIGAFCLTEANAGSDAGAVETQAVKENGKWVINGTKIFVTNGGVCGTALIFAAGVTKDSKKSTNVFVVEKETPGFSVGEREDLCGMRANPVSSLFLENCRLPDSHLLGQPGDGLKIGLVTLDTGRIGIAAQALGIAQAAYDAALNYAKERQQFQKPIASFQMVQSYLAEMATEIDAARLLLYRACAYKDNGRPFSGEAAMAKLFCSTVAGKVTGLAVQIHGGYGYSKEYDVERYFRDAKVTEIYEGTNEIQRMVIARAQLSQLK, encoded by the coding sequence ATGAAACATAAACTGGTACGAAAAACCGTCCGGTCCTTTGCGGAAACCGAACTGGGGCCTATTGCGGCCGAAATCGACCGGGATGCGATCTTTCCCAGGGACGTGGTCGAAAAAATGCGGCCTCTCAATTTTTTCGGGCTTCAAATTCCCCGGGAATACGGTGGCGCACAGTTGGACAGCATCAGCTATGCCATTGTCGTTGAAGAAATCTCGCGGGTCTGTGCGGCAATGGGCCTGTGCATTACGGTGCACAACAGTGTGGGGGCTTACCCGATCGTGAAGTTTGGCACGGCGGCGCAAAAACGCCGGTTTCTCCCAGCGATGGCCAGCGGCGAACGAATCGGCGCCTTTTGCCTCACCGAAGCCAATGCCGGATCCGATGCCGGAGCGGTGGAAACCCAAGCGGTCAAGGAAAACGGCAAATGGGTGATTAACGGCACGAAGATTTTTGTCACCAACGGCGGGGTTTGCGGAACGGCCCTGATCTTTGCCGCCGGTGTCACGAAAGATTCAAAAAAATCTACCAATGTGTTTGTTGTGGAAAAAGAGACGCCCGGTTTTTCGGTGGGTGAACGGGAGGACCTCTGCGGCATGCGGGCCAATCCGGTTTCGTCCCTGTTTCTTGAAAACTGCCGCCTGCCCGACAGCCACCTGCTCGGGCAACCCGGAGACGGTCTGAAAATCGGTCTCGTGACCCTGGATACCGGCCGCATCGGCATTGCCGCTCAAGCATTGGGGATCGCTCAGGCGGCCTATGACGCCGCCCTGAATTATGCCAAGGAGCGCCAGCAATTTCAAAAACCGATCGCCTCGTTTCAGATGGTTCAAAGTTATCTTGCGGAAATGGCGACCGAGATCGATGCGGCACGCCTCTTGTTGTACCGCGCATGCGCTTATAAGGACAACGGCCGGCCCTTTAGCGGGGAAGCCGCCATGGCGAAACTCTTCTGCAGCACGGTCGCCGGCAAGGTGACCGGACTGGCCGTACAGATTCACGGCGGCTACGGTTACAGCAAGGAATACGATGTGGAGCGGTACTTCAGGGACGCAAAGGTCACTGAAATATATGAAGGTACCAATGAAATTCAGCGCATGGTGATCGCCCGCGCGCAATTGAGTCAGTTGAAATGA
- the yedF gene encoding sulfurtransferase-like selenium metabolism protein YedF, whose amino-acid sequence MKEIDARGLACPGPVLQTKATLQSENPDQVKVVLDNAASQQNVQRFLESQGYRTTLEQHGADYWVMGSGGSTPETHDVTLAETSANIKKIMILCTTDRMGFGDDTLGMKLMVNFLRTLKEMGPDLWRLVFVNNGVKLAIDDSEVLDDLKSLENGGFKILVCGTCLTHFNLLEKKQVGETTNMLDIITAMQLADKVITI is encoded by the coding sequence ATGAAAGAGATCGATGCCAGGGGATTGGCCTGCCCGGGGCCCGTGCTTCAAACCAAAGCGACGCTCCAATCGGAAAACCCCGATCAGGTGAAAGTCGTTTTGGACAATGCGGCTTCCCAGCAAAATGTGCAACGCTTCCTGGAGTCACAAGGATATCGGACAACGCTTGAACAACACGGGGCCGACTATTGGGTCATGGGTTCAGGCGGTTCAACGCCGGAAACGCATGACGTGACCCTTGCCGAAACATCGGCGAATATCAAAAAGATCATGATCCTGTGCACCACGGACCGCATGGGCTTCGGCGATGATACGCTGGGTATGAAGCTGATGGTCAATTTTCTTCGAACCCTCAAAGAAATGGGACCTGATCTATGGCGGCTGGTATTCGTCAATAACGGCGTGAAGCTCGCCATCGACGATTCAGAAGTGCTCGATGATCTTAAGTCCCTGGAAAACGGAGGGTTCAAGATTCTGGTCTGCGGAACCTGTCTGACCCATTTTAATCTCCTTGAAAAAAAGCAAGTCGGCGAAACAACCAATATGCTCGATATCATCACGGCCATGCAATTGGCCGACAAGGTCATTACCATTTAA
- a CDS encoding desulfoferrodoxin family protein has protein sequence MEEKHFIEWIEIIADGKANRQFLAPGMAPEARFMVDAEQITAREFCNLQGLWKS, from the coding sequence ATGGAAGAAAAACATTTTATCGAGTGGATCGAAATCATTGCGGACGGCAAAGCCAACCGTCAGTTCCTAGCGCCGGGGATGGCCCCGGAAGCCCGGTTCATGGTGGATGCCGAACAAATTACCGCCCGAGAATTCTGCAATCTTCAGGGACTCTGGAAATCGTAA
- a CDS encoding STAS/SEC14 domain-containing protein: protein MTIGFNEIDLRHINGKKIIQLKFVGELTKEDYEAFVPQLNYILKNNKDVRILVQLIDFKGWTLGAFWEDTKFSVRHFGDIKRLAIVGDRNWQKGFPLVIAPFTKAEVRYFDTHEKDTAQTWVQE from the coding sequence ATGACGATCGGATTCAACGAAATAGATCTTAGACATATAAACGGCAAAAAAATTATACAACTAAAATTTGTCGGTGAGCTGACCAAAGAAGATTATGAAGCGTTTGTCCCGCAACTGAACTATATTCTGAAAAACAATAAAGATGTCCGCATTCTGGTTCAATTGATCGATTTCAAGGGGTGGACCTTAGGCGCCTTTTGGGAGGACACCAAATTCAGCGTCCGACACTTCGGTGATATCAAACGATTGGCGATTGTTGGGGACCGGAACTGGCAGAAGGGCTTCCCCCTGGTTATTGCACCGTTTACCAAAGCCGAAGTGCGTTACTTTGACACACATGAAAAGGATACTGCCCAAACATGGGTACAGGAATAA
- a CDS encoding SDR family oxidoreductase: MTNNDHKIALVTGANKGIGFEIARKLAQQGIEVLMGVRDPSKGASAKQKLAAENLPAKMIEIDVTNPMAIQAAMGKIKDTYRRLDILVNNAGILIDSETSILNLDKTIFLNTLETNTFGPLLLSQAAIPIMKAGAYGRIVNVASTLGSLNDMANPDSSYQSVTAGAYRLSKTILNGITILLANELRGTNILVNSACPGWVRTDLGGREAPLSPAEGADTPVWLATLPDDGPTGGFFRERQPIPW, encoded by the coding sequence ATGACAAATAACGATCATAAAATCGCACTGGTAACCGGTGCCAATAAAGGAATTGGCTTTGAAATTGCCCGGAAACTCGCCCAACAGGGGATAGAGGTGCTGATGGGGGTTAGAGACCCATCAAAAGGCGCATCGGCAAAACAAAAACTGGCGGCCGAAAATCTACCGGCGAAGATGATCGAGATCGATGTCACCAATCCCATGGCCATTCAAGCCGCCATGGGGAAAATAAAGGATACCTACCGGCGGCTGGACATTTTGGTCAACAATGCAGGAATTCTGATCGATTCCGAAACCAGCATTCTCAATCTTGACAAAACCATATTTCTAAACACCCTTGAAACCAATACTTTCGGCCCACTGTTGCTGAGCCAGGCCGCCATTCCCATCATGAAGGCCGGCGCTTACGGTCGAATCGTCAATGTGGCCAGCACCTTGGGGTCTCTTAATGACATGGCCAATCCGGACAGCTCATACCAATCGGTCACGGCCGGTGCCTACCGATTGTCCAAGACCATTCTCAACGGCATTACCATCCTGCTGGCCAATGAACTGCGCGGCACCAACATTCTTGTCAACTCCGCCTGCCCCGGATGGGTAAGAACGGATCTCGGCGGCAGAGAGGCCCCGCTGTCACCGGCGGAAGGCGCGGATACCCCGGTATGGCTGGCCACCCTCCCCGATGACGGGCCCACAGGGGGCTTTTTCCGGGAGAGGCAACCCATCCCCTGGTAA
- a CDS encoding substrate-binding domain-containing protein gives MTSEQPPLICHLKTMRQARGWTQHYLAERVGIKRQAIYDIESGRYVPNTAIALELARLLGCKVEGIFEVNEAGEDQPLTMLDPPTGGSSRVALARVRDRLVGYPLDGKNAMIDGFQAADGIFKTETRRVQVLSGSKMLETTALLLGCDPALTILSAHVARKAPGTRVQCRFASSQCALEGLAAGNAHLAGSHVHNKDTHQSNVSFAKKWLKGAKGVMIGFSRVEEGLMVAPGNPLGIRSVSDLSGKGVRLVNRDPGAALRILLDDYLSRAGIPTSAVTGYDDEVKSHAEGAYRVLYRKADAALGLRAVADACGLDFVTIESVGCDLVIPSDVVSHPAVSVLLDILQSRSFHRELSSLPGYDAAQTGTLIAEM, from the coding sequence ATGACATCAGAGCAACCCCCTCTCATCTGCCACTTGAAAACTATGCGCCAAGCCAGGGGCTGGACGCAGCATTACCTGGCTGAGCGGGTGGGAATCAAACGGCAGGCGATTTATGACATCGAATCGGGCCGATATGTGCCCAATACGGCCATTGCCCTGGAACTGGCAAGACTGTTGGGATGCAAGGTCGAGGGCATCTTTGAGGTGAACGAGGCGGGAGAGGATCAGCCGCTGACAATGCTTGATCCGCCGACCGGCGGGAGTTCCCGGGTTGCGCTGGCGCGGGTCCGGGATCGCCTGGTGGGGTACCCGCTGGATGGGAAAAACGCGATGATCGACGGGTTTCAGGCCGCCGACGGCATTTTCAAAACGGAAACGCGCCGGGTTCAAGTCCTGTCCGGCAGCAAAATGCTGGAGACAACAGCCCTCCTCCTCGGCTGCGATCCGGCGCTCACCATTTTAAGCGCGCACGTTGCCCGGAAGGCGCCGGGGACGAGAGTTCAATGCCGGTTTGCTTCCAGTCAGTGCGCCCTTGAGGGGCTTGCCGCCGGCAACGCGCATCTGGCCGGATCCCATGTGCACAATAAGGATACCCATCAGTCCAATGTGAGTTTTGCGAAAAAATGGCTGAAGGGCGCCAAAGGCGTGATGATCGGGTTTTCCAGAGTCGAAGAGGGCTTGATGGTCGCGCCGGGAAACCCCTTGGGCATTCGCAGTGTAAGCGACTTATCCGGAAAAGGCGTCCGGCTCGTGAATCGCGATCCCGGCGCCGCCCTTCGAATTCTCCTGGATGATTACCTTTCCCGGGCGGGCATTCCTACAAGCGCTGTTACCGGCTACGACGATGAGGTCAAAAGCCATGCAGAGGGGGCTTATCGGGTCCTCTACCGGAAAGCGGATGCAGCGCTCGGCCTTCGGGCCGTGGCAGACGCATGCGGGCTTGATTTTGTAACGATTGAATCGGTCGGGTGCGATCTGGTTATTCCGAGTGACGTCGTCTCACACCCAGCGGTGAGCGTTCTTCTCGATATTCTGCAATCCCGAAGCTTTCACCGGGAACTCTCCTCTCTGCCCGGTTATGATGCCGCTCAAACCGGCACGCTGATTGCCGAGATGTAA
- the modA gene encoding molybdate ABC transporter substrate-binding protein: MNRKELKPVLYLIMLSLMIFFLLPEAMVHAAASESVMVFAAASTTNAVTEIGERFKSATKIAVVPSFASSSALAKQIENGAPAAVFISADNQWMDYLQEKKLIDPTTRSGLLSNRIVLVAPADSPLKMDMLPGLNLSGALGENRLAMGDPDHVPAGIYGKKALETLGVWESVKDRIARTNDVRSALVLVERGESPLGIVYATDAAITAKVRIAGIFPENTHPPIVYPVALVAGNKTAAAEAFLAFLKGREARAIFEKYGFSMR, from the coding sequence ATGAACCGGAAAGAACTGAAGCCCGTTTTGTATCTCATCATGCTGTCTCTGATGATATTTTTTCTTTTACCGGAGGCGATGGTTCATGCCGCGGCGTCCGAGTCCGTCATGGTATTTGCGGCAGCGTCTACCACCAACGCTGTTACGGAGATTGGCGAGCGGTTTAAAAGCGCAACGAAGATAGCGGTGGTCCCATCGTTTGCATCCTCTTCGGCGCTGGCAAAGCAGATCGAAAACGGGGCGCCCGCAGCGGTTTTCATTTCAGCCGACAACCAGTGGATGGATTATCTCCAAGAAAAAAAACTTATTGATCCCACGACCCGATCGGGATTGTTAAGCAATCGAATCGTGCTGGTGGCACCGGCCGATAGCCCCCTCAAGATGGATATGCTGCCGGGATTGAATCTGTCCGGAGCGCTCGGTGAGAATCGGTTGGCCATGGGAGATCCGGATCATGTGCCCGCCGGCATCTATGGAAAGAAAGCGCTGGAAACGCTGGGGGTTTGGGAAAGCGTCAAAGACCGGATTGCCCGGACAAACGATGTCCGTTCGGCGCTGGTGCTCGTTGAACGGGGGGAGTCGCCACTGGGGATCGTCTATGCCACGGATGCGGCGATTACCGCGAAGGTTCGAATTGCCGGAATATTTCCGGAAAACACGCATCCGCCCATCGTGTATCCGGTAGCCCTGGTGGCCGGAAATAAGACGGCTGCGGCCGAAGCCTTTCTCGCATTTCTAAAGGGCCGGGAAGCCAGGGCCATATTTGAAAAATACGGGTTTTCGATGCGCTGA
- the modB gene encoding molybdate ABC transporter permease subunit, whose amino-acid sequence MTPLELNALKLSLWISGWAVLASLPPGIFIAWILARRDFPGKTLVDGLVHLPLVLPPVAIGYWLLVLMGRKGMIGAFLYDTFGISIAFNWKGAALAAAVMAFPLMVRAIQLSMEGVDRGLELAARTLGAGPIRVFFTITLPLITPGIITGVILAFARSLGEFGATITFVSNIEGQTQTLPLALYTLTQVPGGEAGAFRLCVIAVVIALAALVASETLTRRFNARMRG is encoded by the coding sequence ATGACGCCGCTTGAACTCAACGCCCTGAAACTCAGCCTGTGGATATCGGGGTGGGCGGTCCTCGCCAGCCTGCCGCCGGGGATTTTCATTGCCTGGATTCTCGCGCGCCGGGACTTTCCCGGAAAAACCCTTGTGGACGGTCTAGTTCACCTGCCCCTTGTACTGCCGCCGGTCGCGATCGGGTATTGGCTGCTGGTGTTAATGGGGCGGAAGGGAATGATCGGCGCCTTTCTGTACGACACCTTCGGCATCAGCATCGCCTTTAACTGGAAGGGGGCGGCGTTGGCGGCCGCCGTGATGGCCTTTCCCCTGATGGTGCGCGCCATCCAGCTTTCTATGGAAGGGGTGGATCGGGGCCTCGAACTTGCCGCCCGCACGCTCGGGGCAGGGCCGATCCGGGTCTTTTTCACCATCACGCTGCCGCTGATCACACCGGGAATCATCACCGGCGTGATTCTCGCCTTTGCCCGAAGCCTGGGGGAATTCGGCGCCACCATCACCTTCGTCTCCAATATTGAAGGCCAAACCCAGACGCTGCCCCTGGCCCTCTATACCCTCACCCAGGTTCCGGGGGGAGAGGCGGGCGCCTTTCGGTTATGCGTAATTGCCGTTGTCATTGCCCTGGCGGCGCTGGTCGCCTCCGAAACCCTGACCCGTCGGTTTAACGCCCGGATGAGGGGGTGA
- the modC gene encoding molybdenum ABC transporter ATP-binding protein, translated as MLDLNVQKRQGDFQIDAAFRSKVAGVTALFGRSGAGKTSVIHMVAGLSKPDKGRIIVNDAPLFDSEKRINVPPEKRRIGYVFQEGRLFPHLTVRANLTYGRELTPANQRYVDLDQVVSLLGIEAVLSRRPATLSGGEKQRVAIGRALLTSPSLLLMDEPLASLDAERKAEVLPFIARLSREFSIPILYVSHSLEEILSLTDTLVLMERGRVVADGPIETIKTRPDLTRTA; from the coding sequence ATGCTGGATCTGAATGTGCAAAAACGCCAGGGTGACTTTCAAATCGATGCGGCATTTCGCTCCAAGGTCGCGGGAGTGACCGCGCTCTTCGGTCGTTCCGGTGCCGGAAAAACCTCGGTGATCCATATGGTGGCAGGACTGTCAAAACCGGATAAGGGACGCATTATTGTCAACGATGCGCCGCTCTTTGACTCGGAAAAGCGAATCAACGTCCCGCCGGAAAAGCGGCGTATCGGCTATGTCTTTCAGGAGGGTCGCCTGTTTCCGCATCTCACGGTGCGCGCCAATCTGACCTATGGTAGGGAGTTGACGCCGGCCAATCAGCGCTATGTGGACCTTGACCAGGTCGTATCGCTTCTCGGCATCGAAGCGGTTCTCTCTCGAAGGCCGGCAACACTTTCGGGAGGAGAAAAACAGCGGGTCGCTATTGGCCGGGCCCTGTTAACCAGCCCATCCCTGCTGCTGATGGATGAGCCCCTTGCCTCCCTGGATGCAGAGCGAAAGGCGGAAGTTCTTCCCTTTATTGCGCGGCTCTCCCGGGAGTTTTCCATTCCTATTCTTTACGTCAGCCATTCGCTGGAAGAAATTCTGAGTCTCACGGACACGCTGGTTCTGATGGAGAGGGGCCGAGTGGTTGCCGATGGGCCCATTGAAACGATAAAAACCCGACCGGATCTGACTCGAACGGCATGA